The Terriglobales bacterium region TGGAGATCGAGCACTCCCCCATCTCGATGAAGGGCGTGGCCATGTCCGCCGACCTCACCGAATCCGGCGCCATCTCCAGCAAGATCCTCAAAGACCTCTACGACCAGGCCTTCGAACAGGGCGTGGACTTCCCGGTTATCTACGAGAAGGAAAAGCCGCAGCAGATCACCGACACCGCTGCGCTGGAGAAGATGATCGACGAGGTCATCGCCGCCAATCCCAGGCAGGTCGAGCAGTATCGCGGCGGCAAGACCACCATCCTTGGCTTCTTCGTCGGCCAGGTGATGAAGGCCTCCCGCGGCCAGGCCAACCCCGCCCTGGTCAACGAGCTGCTCCAGAAGAAACTGCAGTAGAGACGCCCGTCAGGGCGTCTCCTTGGCGGATTCCAACGCGCTATGGACTATGCCCTATGGACTATGCGCTACTCCACCGGCGTGGCCCGCACCGTCATGGTCCCGTCCACGTCTTGTGGGTTGTCGCGGTCGCGCACGAAACTCACTTGGCGCTCGGGGCTGTCCGGCGCCGCTAGCGGGTCCAGCAGCTTGATCTCTTTCACCATGAAGATGCGGTTGTTATTGGGCCCGATGTACTCGTCATACATTAGCCCGTCCACCAGGTAGGGGTGCCCCTTCCACACGAACAACCACGGCGATCCTTCGCGGATGGAGACGATCATGTCGTCGAGCACCGCGGGCGGGCCCACCGTGTACTTCGTCTTCAGCCGTACCTTGCGGCCGACGTCCAGCAGGTACTCGCCGTCCACCGCCTGCGCCAGCTCCTCCATCGGGCGCAGTTGCTCCCGGCACAGTTCCCCGCCCTCGATCTTGGTGATCCAGTACTTCTGGTCCAGGCTGACGCCCTGCATGCGCAGGATCAGTTCCACGCCCGCGGCCCAGCCGAAGTTCTCGCATTTCTGCGCCGGCTCCGGCACCTTCAGGCCCCGGATGTCCACCACCTGGTTGGGCCGCGCCAGCAGCGGGATCGCCGGCTTCTTGTCCGCCCACGCCGCTCCCGCCAGCAACACCATCAGAAAAAGTGCTCTCCGCATGCGCGTACTATAGCTCACGACCTGCTGTGCGCTATGCACTATGCGCTATGTACTATGCGCTGGCCCTGTACTCTGCCCTCTGCCCTCTGTACTCTGTACTGCTCCCGTGGATCACGCGCGCATCGCTTCCCTGCTCGAGCTCTTCGCCCCCGGCCTCTCCGCTCCGCAGCTCGCGCAGCTCTCCGCCTATCTCGACCTGTTGCTGCGCTGGAACGCCCGCATCAACCTGACCGCGGTCCGCGATGCTGAAAATATCGTCACACGACACTTCGGCGAGTCGCTCTTCGCCGCCCGCCGCCTCTTCCCTGCCCCCGATGCCTCCGGGGACGTGATCGACCTGGGCTCCGGCGCCGGCTTTCCCGGCCTGCCCCTGAAGATCCACGCCCCCGCCCTGCGCCTGGCCCTGATCGAGTCCCGGAACAAGAAGGCCGCCTTCCTGAACGAGGTGGTGCGCGCCCTCGATCTGCGCGACGTCCAGGTCTTCTGCGGCCGGGCCGAAGACTTCCCCGGCCGCGCCGGGCTGGTCAGCCTGCGCGCCGTCGAGCGCTTCACCGCCGCGCTCCCGGTCGCTGCCCGCCTGGTTGCCCCCGGCGGACGCCTGGCCCTCCTTATTGGTACCGCGCAAATCGCCTCCGCCCAGGCCGCGCTGCCCGGCTTTTCCTGGTCCCAACCTGTTGACCTTCCTGGTTCCTCGCAGCGCGTTCTGTTCGTTGGCACCAGCCAAGATTGTCAATAACTGCACAGTTAAGGTGGGAGGACGATGGCCTGAGAATCGTTGGTTCTGTGCCCTGACACCCCGCACTCAGGTCATTCTGGCGGTCAGAGTGGGAAGACTTAGCTTAATGCACCTCATCTGTTAACCTATTCTCTCTGCGAACCACGGATGACAAGAATCAAGAAAGTAAAAGTGGTACAAATGTCGCCTGGAACAGCCAAATCTGTGCACCGGTTAGCCGTAGTCGCGCAGAAATGTAGGGCTGAGTGGGAAATAGCTGAGGTTTGTACCAAGAGAGGTACCCTCCGTTGCTGGCAGCACCT contains the following coding sequences:
- the rsmG gene encoding 16S rRNA (guanine(527)-N(7))-methyltransferase RsmG gives rise to the protein MDHARIASLLELFAPGLSAPQLAQLSAYLDLLLRWNARINLTAVRDAENIVTRHFGESLFAARRLFPAPDASGDVIDLGSGAGFPGLPLKIHAPALRLALIESRNKKAAFLNEVVRALDLRDVQVFCGRAEDFPGRAGLVSLRAVERFTAALPVAARLVAPGGRLALLIGTAQIASAQAALPGFSWSQPVDLPGSSQRVLFVGTSQDCQ